From the Natronogracilivirga saccharolytica genome, one window contains:
- a CDS encoding aminotransferase class V-fold PLP-dependent enzyme, producing the protein MHPETETDFKLHRFREQFPHTIRGICYMNHAAQSPLAGLTVDAINRHLEERHDGMMMTYPMDMEVIAECRERIRRLVNAGDARQIAFIGNTSEGLNKVTSGLDWNEGDEIILNSIEFPSNVLPYRKLESIGVRCIFVDAGDGTVPVERIEKAITPKTRMVALSAVQFLSGYRSDMEAVGALCRKHGILFVVDGIQAAGVVPVDVQKWGVDAFAAGGLKWLMAPMGIGFLYLSPRLCEEMNTPDPGWLSVEEPWDLLNYHQPLRTDAGRYEGGVTNIPGIYGLNASLGLLLDTGIDAVFSRITTCNRLLRNRMEEYGLKLYGSDHRDHESGIVTFTLPDNLANDDTEQMYRKENIYLSIRDGKLRISPHGYNTPDEIEHVIETTAAMLARGKSTTS; encoded by the coding sequence ATGCATCCCGAAACAGAAACCGATTTCAAATTACACAGATTCAGGGAGCAATTTCCACATACGATTCGTGGTATCTGTTACATGAACCATGCGGCCCAGTCACCGCTGGCCGGGTTAACGGTGGATGCCATAAACCGGCATCTCGAAGAGCGGCATGACGGCATGATGATGACCTACCCGATGGATATGGAGGTCATCGCTGAATGCCGGGAGCGCATCCGCAGACTTGTAAATGCCGGCGATGCCCGCCAGATTGCGTTCATCGGGAACACCTCCGAAGGTCTGAACAAAGTAACATCCGGCCTGGACTGGAATGAAGGTGACGAGATTATTCTCAACAGCATCGAGTTTCCGTCCAATGTACTGCCCTATCGCAAACTGGAGTCGATAGGTGTCCGGTGTATTTTTGTCGATGCCGGTGACGGCACGGTCCCCGTTGAGCGAATCGAAAAAGCCATCACTCCGAAAACCCGAATGGTCGCCCTGAGCGCAGTACAGTTTCTGAGCGGTTACCGGTCCGACATGGAGGCTGTCGGAGCGCTGTGCCGGAAGCACGGTATCCTCTTTGTTGTGGATGGCATTCAGGCCGCAGGGGTGGTTCCTGTGGATGTGCAGAAATGGGGTGTGGATGCCTTTGCCGCCGGCGGACTGAAATGGCTGATGGCACCCATGGGTATCGGATTTCTGTATCTGTCACCGCGTTTGTGCGAAGAAATGAATACGCCCGATCCGGGCTGGTTATCGGTGGAAGAGCCGTGGGACCTGTTAAACTACCATCAGCCGCTGCGCACCGATGCCGGCCGTTATGAAGGCGGCGTAACCAACATTCCGGGAATTTACGGACTGAATGCATCGCTTGGTCTGCTTCTGGACACGGGTATCGATGCCGTTTTCAGTCGGATCACAACATGCAACCGGCTGCTGCGCAATAGAATGGAAGAATATGGACTAAAGCTGTACGGATCAGACCATCGTGATCATGAATCGGGGATCGTAACCTTTACATTGCCCGATAACCTTGCTAATGACGACACTGAGCAAATGTACCGGAAAGAAAATATTTACCTTTCCATACGTGACGGCAAACTGCGGATCTCGCCACATGGTTATAATACTCCGGATGAAATCGAACATGTTATCGAAACTACTGCGGCAATGCTTGCACGCGGCAAAAGCACAACAAGCTGA
- a CDS encoding YihY/virulence factor BrkB family protein: MKNVIWEKIKLAGTEIWIVIRDTIRDWLDDNIPTYGAALAFYTIFSIAPLLLIMVAVVGFIFGESAATGQLEEYMSQLMGADLARTIQNFVLDAYEPTSGIIATVISLGIILFMATTIITQLKNALNNIWNVTTKKEASGFKRFLIDRIVALGLILIFASLFVLTMMMEFVMKGLESFLDPIMPGGIGIWSTVNNIVSFLVLVFLFSIIFKMLPDIRIRWSDVAVGAVITALLFLLGRYLIGIYMGVATTSTYGAAGSFVVFLIWVYYNAMVFFLGAEFTYVYTMRYGARIRPASHAIITKWYADSPDEDAYGGG, translated from the coding sequence ATGAAAAATGTAATCTGGGAAAAAATAAAACTGGCAGGAACCGAGATATGGATTGTCATTCGCGACACCATCAGGGACTGGCTTGATGACAATATCCCGACATATGGTGCCGCACTGGCCTTTTATACCATTTTTTCCATAGCCCCGCTGCTGCTTATTATGGTGGCTGTAGTGGGTTTTATTTTCGGAGAATCGGCCGCTACCGGCCAGCTTGAGGAATACATGTCCCAGCTGATGGGTGCCGACCTGGCCCGGACGATACAGAATTTTGTCCTCGATGCCTACGAACCGACTTCCGGAATCATAGCTACTGTCATCAGTTTGGGTATCATCCTGTTCATGGCAACCACAATCATTACACAGCTGAAAAACGCACTCAATAACATCTGGAATGTCACCACAAAAAAAGAGGCCAGCGGATTCAAGCGTTTTTTGATCGACCGGATTGTTGCCCTCGGGCTGATCCTGATTTTTGCCAGTCTTTTTGTCTTGACGATGATGATGGAATTTGTCATGAAAGGCCTGGAGTCCTTTCTCGATCCAATTATGCCGGGCGGTATCGGAATCTGGTCCACGGTCAACAATATCGTCTCATTCCTGGTGCTTGTATTTCTGTTCAGTATCATTTTCAAAATGCTGCCTGATATTCGCATCAGGTGGTCAGACGTAGCCGTTGGTGCTGTCATTACCGCTTTGCTTTTCCTGCTTGGACGCTATCTCATCGGGATTTACATGGGAGTTGCCACAACATCCACCTACGGTGCCGCCGGATCATTTGTGGTGTTTCTGATCTGGGTGTACTACAATGCGATGGTGTTTTTCCTGGGTGCCGAATTCACCTATGTCTATACCATGAGATACGGTGCGAGAATTCGTCCGGCAAGCCATGCCATTATCACAAAATGGTATGCCGACAGCCCCGACGAAGATGCCTACGGAGGTGGCTGA
- a CDS encoding T9SS type A sorting domain-containing protein produces the protein MPRNVTKIIADIFRALTFSALLLAGSGLYMNVHGDEGGPLANRSVFAGEKVLIHHWNFNDIPNNVNFDISEPELMHVSSRLYGASLTYEGTRWDRVNHPTTINARELPYEENDDRALRLRNPAGDFTISLPTDGYRDPVFRYAVTRTPNGAHYQRITYSTDGGETFWTEGLDENLFSVDEGSYKLVELDLSDVPDADDNPDFMIRIEMAGEGSEPDNNDGNHRINNITLDGYVMEDAYDRQLIHYWQFDNIPNDVDFPLEVEISSGGITGGQSSLDGAWIRYDGARWDRVNAPTPFNARAIPYEEDDDRALRLRNPTGDFLLGLPTTDHENVVVSYAVKRTSNGAAKQEIAYSLDGEQFETEGLKHSSVEVGENYILHVLDFTDMGEVNDNPDFTLRIRAAGEGAEPENDDGNQRFNHISVDATPTFTSADEYSSERPSRIRLEQNYPNPFNPATTIRFTLPEQKQVTLEVFDVTGRHVETLVDESLSAGEHSRTFNAENLSSGIYLYRLQAGGESFTRRMMFVK, from the coding sequence ATGCCGCGTAACGTTACAAAAATAATTGCAGATATTTTCAGGGCACTCACCTTTTCAGCACTGTTGCTGGCCGGATCCGGCTTGTATATGAATGTGCATGGCGATGAGGGCGGACCGCTTGCCAACCGGTCTGTATTTGCCGGTGAAAAGGTTCTTATCCATCACTGGAATTTCAACGATATTCCGAATAATGTCAATTTTGACATATCTGAGCCGGAACTGATGCATGTATCAAGCCGGCTTTACGGAGCATCTCTTACTTATGAAGGTACCCGATGGGACCGCGTCAACCATCCCACGACGATCAATGCACGGGAGCTTCCATATGAGGAGAACGATGACCGGGCGCTCCGGCTTCGCAATCCGGCAGGGGACTTCACCATCAGCCTGCCAACAGACGGCTATCGTGATCCTGTATTCCGCTACGCCGTGACACGGACGCCGAACGGTGCTCATTATCAGAGAATAACCTATTCCACCGATGGCGGCGAGACCTTCTGGACAGAAGGGCTGGATGAAAACCTTTTCTCGGTCGATGAAGGAAGTTACAAGCTTGTTGAGCTTGACCTGTCGGATGTACCCGATGCCGATGACAACCCCGATTTCATGATCAGAATCGAAATGGCGGGAGAGGGATCGGAGCCGGACAATAATGACGGTAATCACCGCATCAATAACATCACCCTGGACGGATATGTTATGGAGGATGCGTACGATCGTCAGCTCATCCACTACTGGCAGTTTGACAATATTCCCAATGACGTTGATTTTCCCCTCGAGGTTGAGATCAGCTCCGGCGGAATCACAGGTGGTCAGAGCTCGCTTGACGGGGCGTGGATTCGTTATGACGGTGCCAGATGGGATCGTGTTAATGCTCCCACTCCGTTCAATGCGCGCGCCATTCCTTACGAAGAAGATGATGACCGGGCGCTGAGATTGCGCAATCCGACCGGCGATTTCTTGCTTGGCCTTCCCACAACCGACCATGAAAACGTCGTGGTTTCCTATGCTGTCAAACGCACCTCAAACGGAGCGGCCAAACAGGAGATAGCATATTCGCTTGACGGAGAACAATTTGAAACCGAAGGCCTGAAGCACAGCAGCGTGGAAGTCGGGGAGAACTATATTCTTCATGTCCTTGATTTTACAGATATGGGAGAGGTAAATGACAATCCGGATTTCACGCTCAGGATCAGGGCTGCCGGTGAGGGTGCAGAGCCGGAGAACGACGACGGTAATCAACGCTTCAACCATATAAGCGTGGATGCCACTCCGACATTTACCTCTGCCGATGAATACTCATCGGAACGTCCTTCCCGGATCAGGCTGGAGCAGAACTATCCGAATCCGTTCAACCCGGCAACTACCATCCGTTTTACACTGCCGGAGCAAAAGCAGGTAACATTGGAGGTATTTGATGTTACCGGGCGCCATGTGGAGACACTGGTTGATGAATCACTTTCTGCCGGAGAGCACAGCCGGACATTCAATGCCGAAAATCTCTCCAGCGGTATATATCTGTACCGGCTGCAGGCCGGCGGAGAGTCATTTACCCGCCGGATGATGTTCGTGAAATAG
- the typA gene encoding translational GTPase TypA, protein MQQPIRNIAIIAHVDHGKTTLVDHMLRQSGTFRENQEVAERVMDSNALERERGITIMAKNTAVKWHGTKINIVDTPGHADFGGEVERILKMVNGVILLVDAAEGPLPQTRFVLRKSLALGYRPIVVINKIDRHDARPDEVVNEVFDLFVSLEATDEQLDFPVLYAVGLQGFAREELSDANEDLSPLFDVIIRHVPEPERPVEKPFKMLVSNIEWNDYVGRIAIGRVEQGTIEKNQPIILLDRNGQVKEKSRITKLYTYAGLEKVPVDKGEAGDVIALAGYENTNIGDSLTSEEDPTPVAYYDIDKPTIAMYFRVNDSPFAGREGKYVTSNMLKDRLMREIRTNVSLKVEPTENPDIFKVSGRGELQLSILIETMRREGYEFAVSRPEVLMQEIDGVLQEPVEEVIITVEEEYSSRVIEILMNRKGTMTSMSGELDMTRLEFRVPSRGLIGFRSDVMTETRGTAMIHQQFDGYEPFKGDITGRNNGVLIALEHGSVTHYALEGLQDRGQFIIEPGDSVYMGQVVGLNNRSDDMIVNVVKKKNLTNHRASQSSDAVKLSTAKKLSLEQFIETIEDDELIEVTPHSLRIRKKYLDPHERKRNS, encoded by the coding sequence ATGCAACAACCCATTCGCAATATTGCCATCATCGCACACGTCGACCACGGGAAAACCACTCTGGTTGACCATATGCTCCGTCAAAGCGGTACTTTCCGCGAAAACCAGGAGGTCGCCGAACGCGTCATGGATTCCAATGCCCTGGAGCGGGAACGCGGAATTACGATCATGGCCAAAAATACCGCCGTGAAATGGCACGGTACAAAAATCAACATCGTTGATACCCCGGGTCACGCCGATTTCGGCGGTGAGGTAGAGCGTATTCTGAAAATGGTCAACGGTGTCATATTGCTGGTGGATGCCGCCGAAGGCCCGCTGCCCCAAACCCGGTTTGTGCTGCGTAAGTCATTGGCCCTGGGATACCGGCCCATTGTGGTCATCAACAAAATCGATCGCCATGATGCCCGCCCGGACGAGGTGGTCAACGAGGTGTTCGACCTGTTTGTCAGTCTGGAAGCCACTGATGAGCAGCTCGATTTCCCCGTATTATATGCCGTTGGCCTGCAGGGCTTTGCCAGGGAGGAACTTTCGGATGCCAACGAAGATCTGTCCCCGCTTTTTGACGTGATTATCCGTCATGTGCCGGAACCGGAGCGTCCGGTTGAAAAACCGTTCAAAATGCTGGTTTCCAACATCGAGTGGAACGACTATGTGGGCCGGATTGCCATCGGACGGGTAGAACAGGGAACCATCGAAAAGAATCAGCCGATCATCCTGCTGGACCGGAACGGTCAGGTCAAGGAGAAGTCCCGCATCACGAAACTGTATACCTATGCCGGACTCGAGAAAGTACCTGTGGACAAGGGCGAAGCCGGGGATGTTATCGCTCTGGCTGGCTATGAAAACACCAACATCGGCGATTCACTGACATCCGAAGAAGATCCGACTCCGGTCGCCTATTATGACATCGACAAGCCGACCATTGCGATGTATTTCCGGGTAAATGACTCGCCGTTTGCGGGACGCGAGGGCAAATATGTGACATCCAACATGCTCAAAGACCGCCTGATGCGGGAAATCCGGACGAATGTGTCCCTGAAGGTCGAGCCGACCGAAAATCCCGACATATTCAAGGTGTCGGGGCGCGGAGAGCTGCAGCTCTCCATTCTCATCGAAACCATGCGCCGCGAGGGGTATGAATTTGCCGTTTCTCGTCCGGAAGTACTCATGCAGGAGATCGACGGGGTGCTTCAGGAACCGGTGGAAGAGGTGATCATTACCGTAGAAGAAGAGTACAGCAGCCGGGTCATCGAGATATTGATGAACCGTAAAGGCACCATGACCAGCATGTCGGGAGAGCTTGACATGACGCGTCTGGAGTTTCGTGTGCCGTCACGCGGACTGATCGGATTCCGGAGCGATGTTATGACCGAGACCCGCGGGACGGCCATGATCCATCAGCAGTTTGACGGATACGAACCATTCAAGGGGGATATCACCGGCCGGAACAACGGAGTGCTTATTGCACTTGAACACGGCAGTGTCACCCATTATGCACTCGAAGGGCTGCAGGACCGCGGGCAGTTCATCATCGAACCCGGAGATTCCGTTTACATGGGACAGGTGGTCGGTTTGAACAACCGCTCGGATGACATGATCGTCAACGTGGTCAAAAAGAAAAACCTGACCAATCACCGGGCCTCGCAAAGTTCGGATGCGGTTAAATTGTCAACGGCAAAAAAACTGAGCCTCGAACAGTTCATCGAGACCATTGAAGATGACGAGCTCATCGAAGTCACACCTCACAGTCTCCGGATCCGGAAAAAATATCTTGACCCGCACGAGCGTAAAAGAAATAGTTAG
- a CDS encoding SGNH/GDSL hydrolase family protein — protein sequence MSYWKNILFTFAAVMLPFAVLALAEGVLRVTGLESERQELFIPAGDDDTMVVINPAFAGRYFSGFTPDTAPQPFRKDKPEGTRRFFVLGGSSAAGFPYNFYYGFPAKLEEMLQKVHPGEHVEVINLAMTAVNSYTLRDFHRRLAEFDPDGILIYAGHNEYYGAYGAGVVPGWMRPRWVRRSVLSLQDLHLVSLVTRLFRDTGDTDAAWSPDAGDRGAGGTGDGFRRSDDGHDEPAARTLMARMAADRLVRHDEPRFREGIRHFENNISDILSTFQDGEVPVYLSTVVSNKAGQRPLGDDATADSLFAKAKTFNPEQEPDSVRKYFSAARDQDPLRFRAPEDVNQTIRELSRKDGVYLVDAHEISASGGLLPFAPSYFTDHLHLDYRGYALVAEAFGRTIREHGGFRFKKTAHNDSGPVTAQPDPLEEQIVDYTLGLLKSDFPFVRDPEEQKPQKWARQRLEELRASADPASQAALAYITGQVTLADAHARLAGTYRSADQHVSALRSLRALQYLQPLNPDLDRMILDYIAEIADMPDAGSGEEMPASEDEPTTVRATIWQESFPLLVRLKAQSFDERAWPLIVDNLIRSEQFETARYWLESWETLQPDALLYWYFAQWHIRQGQSGEAQPYFREYYRRVR from the coding sequence ATGTCCTACTGGAAAAACATTCTTTTCACATTTGCGGCGGTGATGCTGCCGTTTGCGGTTCTCGCACTGGCGGAAGGAGTGCTGCGGGTGACGGGTCTGGAAAGCGAGCGCCAGGAGCTTTTTATACCGGCTGGAGATGATGACACGATGGTCGTGATCAACCCTGCGTTCGCCGGCCGGTACTTTTCCGGCTTTACTCCGGACACAGCCCCGCAACCATTCCGGAAAGACAAACCGGAAGGTACCCGGCGATTTTTTGTTCTGGGCGGATCCTCGGCTGCCGGTTTTCCATACAACTTTTACTACGGCTTTCCTGCCAAACTTGAGGAAATGCTGCAAAAGGTGCATCCGGGAGAGCATGTGGAAGTGATCAACCTGGCAATGACCGCGGTTAACAGTTACACCTTGCGTGATTTTCATCGCAGGCTGGCGGAATTTGATCCGGATGGTATCCTGATCTATGCCGGACATAATGAATATTACGGGGCGTATGGTGCCGGAGTGGTACCCGGATGGATGCGTCCGCGATGGGTCAGAAGATCGGTGCTGAGCCTGCAGGATCTCCATCTGGTATCACTGGTCACGAGGCTTTTCCGGGATACAGGGGATACTGATGCAGCCTGGAGTCCGGATGCCGGTGACCGGGGTGCCGGTGGGACCGGAGACGGTTTCCGGAGATCTGATGATGGTCATGACGAGCCCGCCGCCCGTACGCTGATGGCACGAATGGCTGCCGACCGCCTGGTCCGTCATGACGAGCCGCGATTCAGGGAAGGCATCCGGCATTTTGAAAACAATATTTCAGATATTCTGTCGACTTTCCAGGACGGGGAGGTGCCGGTTTATCTGTCCACGGTGGTATCCAACAAGGCCGGCCAGCGGCCTCTTGGCGATGATGCCACGGCCGACAGCTTGTTTGCGAAAGCAAAGACCTTCAACCCGGAGCAGGAGCCCGACTCTGTCCGGAAATATTTCTCCGCTGCCAGGGATCAGGATCCGCTTCGGTTTCGCGCACCGGAGGACGTCAACCAGACCATTCGCGAACTGTCCCGGAAGGATGGAGTCTATCTGGTTGATGCCCACGAAATTTCCGCATCCGGCGGTCTGCTGCCGTTCGCCCCTTCATACTTCACCGATCATCTCCATCTTGATTACCGTGGCTATGCACTGGTTGCGGAAGCATTCGGCCGCACCATCCGGGAGCATGGCGGTTTTCGTTTTAAAAAGACCGCTCATAATGATTCCGGACCGGTGACAGCGCAGCCTGATCCGCTTGAGGAACAGATTGTCGATTACACATTGGGGCTGCTCAAAAGCGATTTCCCATTTGTCAGGGATCCCGAAGAGCAGAAACCTCAAAAATGGGCACGGCAACGACTGGAGGAGCTGCGCGCCTCCGCCGATCCTGCATCACAGGCTGCCCTGGCCTATATCACCGGCCAGGTGACGCTGGCCGATGCACATGCGCGGCTCGCAGGTACTTACCGCTCCGCAGATCAGCATGTCAGCGCCTTACGGTCACTTCGCGCTTTGCAATACCTTCAACCCCTGAACCCGGACCTGGACCGGATGATCCTGGATTACATAGCCGAAATTGCGGACATGCCCGATGCGGGTTCCGGTGAAGAGATGCCGGCTTCTGAAGACGAACCCACCACCGTCCGCGCCACGATATGGCAGGAGTCATTCCCGTTGCTGGTCCGGTTGAAAGCACAGTCTTTTGATGAGCGCGCCTGGCCGCTGATTGTTGACAATCTGATCCGGTCTGAACAGTTTGAAACGGCCCGCTACTGGCTGGAATCCTGGGAGACCCTCCAGCCCGATGCCCTGCTGTACTGGTACTTTGCACAATGGCATATCCGGCAGGGGCAATCAGGAGAAGCACAACCCTATTTCCGTGAATATTACAGGCGTGTGCGGTAG
- a CDS encoding T9SS type A sorting domain-containing protein — protein sequence MIRNTIVLFLAAGLTFSAARAAAEGTVQEEEVFDVTFNVDMSDADFDPDVYDVFITGSMVDWTEPGENPDFAMEPHADDSDIYTITLELEADDYEYKYFLVEDEPTWDNDEWPGDPDRSISVTDDKVVEDIFGVQPGETSADEILADRPEDVTLNQNYPNPFNPTTQISFRVPENAGQVTLTVYNTLGQEVAELVNEQLGAGTHTVDFDAAGLTSGTYIYRLNAAGMELTRTMTLVK from the coding sequence ATGATACGAAATACAATTGTTCTCTTTCTTGCTGCGGGCCTCACATTTTCTGCAGCCCGGGCTGCAGCAGAAGGAACCGTGCAGGAAGAAGAAGTCTTTGATGTCACATTCAATGTCGACATGTCCGATGCTGATTTTGATCCGGATGTCTACGATGTTTTCATCACCGGATCCATGGTTGACTGGACCGAACCCGGAGAAAATCCGGATTTTGCAATGGAGCCGCATGCCGATGATTCTGACATCTATACCATCACGCTGGAACTGGAGGCGGACGACTACGAATACAAGTATTTTCTTGTAGAAGACGAACCCACCTGGGATAATGATGAGTGGCCCGGAGATCCGGACAGGTCAATTTCCGTAACAGATGACAAAGTAGTTGAAGATATATTCGGGGTACAGCCCGGAGAAACATCTGCTGATGAGATTCTGGCTGATCGCCCGGAAGATGTCACTTTGAATCAGAACTATCCCAATCCGTTCAACCCAACCACCCAGATTTCCTTCCGGGTACCGGAAAATGCCGGTCAGGTTACCCTGACGGTATACAACACACTCGGACAGGAAGTAGCTGAATTGGTAAATGAACAGCTTGGAGCAGGCACACATACGGTAGACTTTGATGCCGCAGGACTCACCAGCGGTACATATATCTACCGGCTTAATGCCGCCGGAATGGAACTGACCCGGACAATGACGCTGGTCAAATAA
- a CDS encoding HAD-IIB family hydrolase translates to MKNTEKNQKKAQSKSDKNNNQKEQLHLQLFSIHGLIRGQNLELGRDADTGGQTKYVVELARALGELPRVKQVDLFTRLVDDKRVSSDYKQQVEEISESARIVRIRCGGKRYMRKELLWPHLSEFVDNVVRFNKKENITPDLLHGHYADAGYVARQLSKLLGIPYVFTGHSLGRSKKNSLANKGMTEKQMVEKFNINERIQAEEDVLRTAAHVIVSTNHEIQKQYKLYDNCERAAFTVIPPGIDVDKFYPYYYDHDENFTKPEPYIQARDKMNREFERFFYNSDKPLILTICRPDRRKNIQGLITAFGENKELQAIANLAVFAGIRKDIDNLDENEKEVLTEMLLLMDKYDLYGKMALPKKHDPTNEVPELFRMAADRQGVFVNSAFSEPFGITLIEAASAGVPIVGPDDGGPQDIVKNCKNGILVDTTDSKALGEAIKNILIDQEKWREYSNSGVNGVRKHYSWTAHAETFLDSVDGVIGDYQKTTGTHGVTQAPGWRFADLDKMLITDIDDTLVGDDESLEEFIEIMEKNRNEVGFGVATGRSLELVDEILKEKNIPVPDVIISSVGTEIYYGPDMNNLSMDSGWRSHISYQWKPDRIKEVLSDFDFLEPQDRDGERDFKISYNMDSNDDHLAKIHQRLTENKLRYQLIYSHDAYLDILPQRASKGRAIQYLGNKWDIKPENTLVSGDSGNDYEMLYGKRLAVVVGNHSPEIERLRGNRRVYFADSNYAAGIIEGVKYYRFMDV, encoded by the coding sequence TTGAAGAACACAGAAAAAAATCAAAAAAAAGCTCAATCAAAGAGTGACAAAAACAATAATCAAAAAGAGCAGCTCCATCTCCAACTATTCAGTATTCACGGACTTATAAGAGGGCAAAATCTGGAGCTTGGCCGCGATGCAGACACCGGCGGCCAGACCAAATATGTCGTTGAACTGGCCAGGGCACTTGGTGAATTGCCGAGAGTCAAACAGGTCGACCTGTTTACCAGACTTGTGGATGACAAAAGAGTCAGTTCAGACTATAAGCAACAGGTCGAGGAGATCAGTGAAAGTGCCCGTATCGTCAGAATCCGTTGCGGCGGAAAACGGTACATGAGAAAAGAGTTGTTATGGCCTCACCTGTCTGAATTTGTCGACAATGTGGTCCGGTTCAACAAAAAGGAGAATATTACTCCGGATTTGCTGCACGGACATTATGCCGATGCCGGATATGTAGCGCGGCAACTGTCCAAGCTTCTCGGTATCCCTTATGTATTTACCGGACACTCTCTCGGACGCTCCAAAAAGAACTCCCTTGCCAATAAGGGCATGACCGAAAAGCAGATGGTGGAGAAGTTCAACATCAATGAGCGTATCCAGGCCGAGGAAGATGTCCTGCGAACTGCAGCCCACGTCATTGTCAGTACCAACCATGAAATTCAAAAGCAATACAAGCTCTACGATAACTGCGAAAGGGCTGCTTTCACCGTGATTCCGCCAGGTATCGATGTCGACAAGTTCTACCCTTACTATTACGATCACGATGAGAATTTTACCAAGCCCGAGCCTTACATTCAGGCGCGTGACAAAATGAACCGGGAATTTGAGCGATTTTTCTATAACAGTGACAAACCACTTATCCTGACGATCTGCCGGCCGGACAGGCGCAAGAATATCCAGGGGCTTATCACCGCATTCGGTGAAAACAAGGAGCTTCAGGCCATTGCAAACCTTGCCGTATTTGCAGGCATCCGCAAAGACATCGACAACCTGGATGAAAATGAGAAGGAAGTGCTTACCGAAATGCTGCTTTTGATGGACAAGTATGACTTGTACGGAAAAATGGCACTGCCGAAAAAGCACGATCCCACCAATGAAGTTCCCGAGCTGTTTCGGATGGCAGCCGACCGGCAGGGCGTTTTCGTCAACTCCGCATTTTCCGAACCATTTGGAATCACCCTTATTGAAGCGGCCTCGGCCGGGGTTCCCATTGTCGGGCCGGATGACGGCGGTCCCCAGGACATCGTCAAGAACTGTAAAAACGGCATCCTGGTCGATACCACCGATTCCAAAGCACTCGGCGAAGCCATAAAGAATATTCTGATCGATCAGGAGAAATGGAGGGAGTACTCAAACAGTGGTGTCAATGGTGTGCGAAAGCACTACTCCTGGACCGCCCATGCCGAAACTTTCCTCGACTCTGTGGATGGCGTCATAGGCGATTACCAGAAAACCACCGGCACTCACGGAGTCACTCAGGCACCGGGTTGGCGGTTTGCCGATCTTGACAAAATGCTGATCACCGATATTGACGACACGCTGGTAGGTGATGATGAGTCTCTTGAGGAGTTCATTGAAATCATGGAAAAAAACCGTAATGAGGTTGGATTTGGAGTGGCAACCGGCAGAAGCCTCGAGCTCGTAGACGAAATTCTCAAGGAGAAAAACATACCCGTTCCTGATGTCATCATTTCCTCTGTCGGTACAGAAATTTACTACGGTCCGGACATGAATAACCTGAGCATGGATTCCGGATGGCGGTCCCACATTTCATATCAGTGGAAGCCGGACCGGATCAAAGAGGTACTTTCCGATTTTGATTTCCTGGAGCCTCAGGACCGTGATGGTGAGCGGGACTTCAAGATCAGTTACAACATGGATTCCAATGATGATCACCTGGCCAAGATTCACCAGCGCCTGACCGAGAACAAGCTGAGGTATCAGCTGATCTATTCTCATGATGCCTATCTGGATATTCTTCCCCAACGGGCATCAAAAGGACGGGCCATTCAGTACCTCGGTAACAAGTGGGACATCAAACCGGAAAACACGCTTGTTTCCGGTGACTCCGGAAATGATTATGAGATGCTCTACGGCAAGCGGCTTGCTGTCGTCGTGGGAAATCACAGTCCCGAGATCGAGCGGCTACGCGGAAACAGACGCGTCTACTTTGCCGACAGCAACTATGCTGCAGGCATTATTGAAGGAGTGAAATACTACCGGTTCATGGATGTCTGA